In Cellulosilyticum sp. I15G10I2, the genomic window TGTAATCGAAGGTATAACAGAATTTCTGCCTGTATCTTCTACGGGCCATCTTATTATTTTTTCTAATTTACTTAAATTTTATAACAATGCCGATAAAGATTATGTGGATATGTTTAATATGGTCATCCAGCTTGGTGCTATTCTTGCTGTCGTTGTATTGTATCGTGCCAAAATAATAGATACAATACAAAATCTATTTCCTGGCAAAAAAACTGTGCTTGCTAAAAGTGGTATTTATTTTTGGACAATGATTCTTATTTCTTGTATTCCTGCAGGTATAATAGGTATCAAATATAATGACTTCATTAAAGAAAAGTTATTTAATCCGCTTGTAGTAGCCTGTGCCTTATTTATAGGTGGGATATGGATGATTTATGCCGAGAGTAAGCTTCGAATCAATGATAACCGGTCCCTTTCAGATACACCTATCAAACCTTGGCAAGCACTTGTTGTAGGACTATTTCAAGTTTTATCTATTATTCCTGGTATGTCAAGATCAGCTTCTACTATTATAGGGGGCTGGGTAGCTGGCTTCTCAACCGTTGCAGCTGCTGAGTATTCATTTTTTCTTGCTATCCCGGTCATGTTTGGACAAAGCTTACTTAATATACTTGAGATGAGAGCTAAGCTTTCCATAATGGAATGGGCTTCTCTGGCAATTGGATTTGTAGTTTCTTTTATTGTCGCACTGATTGTTATTGATAGCTTCTTAAATTACCTAAAGAAAAAGCCTATGAAAATTTTTGCAGTTTATAGAATGATCTTTGCTTTTATTGTACTGGCGCTTGGGGCCTTTGGACTTTTTATCCCAATATAATCTTTAATAAATGAAGAGTGTCCACAAAGTATTGTGGACACTCTTCATTTATATAATTAATTTTTGTGCGAATAATGGTTGATGTTAAATTACATCATCCCCATACCGCCCATGCCGCCCATACCACCTGCTGGCATAGCTGGTTCATTTGATTTAATATCTGCTACAATACACTCTGTTGTTAAGAATGTAGCTGCTACTGATGTAGCGTTTTGAAGAGCACTTCTTACAACTTTAGTTGGGTCAATAATGCCGCCTTCGATCATATCTACATAGTCTTCTGTAAGTGCATTAAAGCCCATTCCTTTTTGAAGTTCTTTAACTTTATTGATAATAACTGCTGGTTCAAGACCTGCATTAGATACGATTTGACGAAGTGGAGACTCTAGTGCTTTTAAGATGATACGTACTCCTGTTTTTTCGTCTCCTGATTTATCAGCAATAAGTTTTTCAACTTCTTTAATAATATGAATATAGGTGCTTCCACCACCAGCAATAATACCTTCTTCTACTGCTGCACGGGTTGCTGCAAGCGCATCCTCTATACGAAGTTTTCTTTCTTTCATTTCAGTTTCTGTAGCAGCCCCAACTTTGATCACTGCCACACCACCTGCAAGTTTCGCAAGTCTTTCTTGAAGTTTTTCTCTATCGAAATCTGATGTTGTTTCTTCTATTTGACGACGAATTAAAGATACTCTGTTTTTGATATCTTCTTTATCTCCAGCACCATCTATAATAACTGTGTTTTCTTTGTTTACTTTGATGCTTGCTGCACGGCCTAAGTGTTCTACCGTAGCTTCTTTAAGGTCTAGACCTACTTCTTCTGATATTACTGTTCCACCTGTAAGTGTTGCAATATCTTGAAGCATTTCTTTTCTTCTATCTCCAAAGCCTGGTGCTTTAACAGCCACACAGTTAAATGTACCACGTAGTTTATTAACTACTAATGTAGATAAAGCTTCACCTTCTACATCTTCTGCAATAATGAGAAGACGTGCGCCTGTTTGAACAATTTGCTCAAGGACTGGTAAAATTTCTTGAATATTAGTGATTTTTTTATCTGTAATTAAAATATATGGATTTTCCATAACAGCTTCCATTTTCTCTGTATCTGTTACCATATAAGCAGATAAATAACCTCTGTCAAATTGCATACCTTCTACGACATCTAACTCAGTAATCATTGTTTTTGATTCTTCTACAGTGATTACACCATCATTAGATACTTTCTCCATAGCATCAGCAATGAGATTTCCTACTTCATCATCACCTGCTGAAATAGCAGCTACTCTTGCGATATGATTTTTACTGTCTACAGGTTTACTCATGCCTTTAATAGCATCAACTGCTACAAGAGTTGCTGCTTGCATACCACGACGAATAATAATTGGATTTGCACCTGCTGCAACATTTTTAAGCCCTTCTGTGATCATAGCTTGAGCAAGTACTGTCGCTGTTGTTGTACCGTCTCCTGCTACGTCATTTGTTTTTGTTGCAACTTCTTTTACAAGTTGTGCACCGATATTTTCAAATGGATCTTCGAGTTCTATTTCTTTTGCTATAGATACTCCATCATTTGTAATAAGAGGTATACCATATGATTTATCTAATACAACATTACGACCTTTTGGTCCTAAAGTTACTTTTACTGCATCTGCTAATTGATCTACTCCTGATTGAAGTGATTTTCTAGCTTCTATTCCAAAACGAATTTGCTTTGCCATTTTTATATTGCCTCCCTTTAATTATTCTACAATTGCTAAAATATCGCCTTGCTTAACGATAACGTATTCTTCTTTATCTACTGTTACATCTGTACCTGCATATTTAGAGTAAATCACTTTATCTCCAACTTTAACTTGCATTTCTACCTTTTCACCATCTACAATGCCACCAGGTCCTACTGCTACTACAACAGCTTCTTGTGGTTTTTC contains:
- a CDS encoding undecaprenyl-diphosphate phosphatase, which gives rise to MDLLFALKAAVLGVIEGITEFLPVSSTGHLIIFSNLLKFYNNADKDYVDMFNMVIQLGAILAVVVLYRAKIIDTIQNLFPGKKTVLAKSGIYFWTMILISCIPAGIIGIKYNDFIKEKLFNPLVVACALFIGGIWMIYAESKLRINDNRSLSDTPIKPWQALVVGLFQVLSIIPGMSRSASTIIGGWVAGFSTVAAAEYSFFLAIPVMFGQSLLNILEMRAKLSIMEWASLAIGFVVSFIVALIVIDSFLNYLKKKPMKIFAVYRMIFAFIVLALGAFGLFIPI
- the groL gene encoding chaperonin GroEL (60 kDa chaperone family; promotes refolding of misfolded polypeptides especially under stressful conditions; forms two stacked rings of heptamers to form a barrel-shaped 14mer; ends can be capped by GroES; misfolded proteins enter the barrel where they are refolded when GroES binds), encoding MAKQIRFGIEARKSLQSGVDQLADAVKVTLGPKGRNVVLDKSYGIPLITNDGVSIAKEIELEDPFENIGAQLVKEVATKTNDVAGDGTTTATVLAQAMITEGLKNVAAGANPIIIRRGMQAATLVAVDAIKGMSKPVDSKNHIARVAAISAGDDEVGNLIADAMEKVSNDGVITVEESKTMITELDVVEGMQFDRGYLSAYMVTDTEKMEAVMENPYILITDKKITNIQEILPVLEQIVQTGARLLIIAEDVEGEALSTLVVNKLRGTFNCVAVKAPGFGDRRKEMLQDIATLTGGTVISEEVGLDLKEATVEHLGRAASIKVNKENTVIIDGAGDKEDIKNRVSLIRRQIEETTSDFDREKLQERLAKLAGGVAVIKVGAATETEMKERKLRIEDALAATRAAVEEGIIAGGGSTYIHIIKEVEKLIADKSGDEKTGVRIILKALESPLRQIVSNAGLEPAVIINKVKELQKGMGFNALTEDYVDMIEGGIIDPTKVVRSALQNATSVAATFLTTECIVADIKSNEPAMPAGGMGGMGGMGMM
- a CDS encoding co-chaperone GroES, with the protein product MNLKPLADRVVIKHLEAEEKTKSGIILTGTAKEKPQEAVVVAVGPGGIVDGEKVEMQVKVGDKVIYSKYAGTDVTVDKEEYVIVKQGDILAIVE